In Streptomyces sp. NBC_00683, the DNA window CGAGGCCCCGGTCCGCTGGCCGCGATGCGGGTGGCGGGCGAAGAGGCCCTGGCGGCTCGCGAGCACTGACGCCGCGCGGAGCACGGGCGGGCGAAGTGCACATTGCGGCCCGCCTCGTCCCGTTTCGCGGGGCCGCGCCGAGCGCCGTAACGGTCCGTCTGCTGGACCGGCGGGTGGTTCGCGTCCCCGGGCGTGGGAGGATCGGGGTGGCGGGCCAGGGCCGCGCACCCGGTCGCGCCGTTGCAGTTTTCAGGCGCGAGCATGAGGAGCACCGTTGAGCAGGTTGCGCTGGCTGACCGCAGGAGAGTCGCACGGCCCCGCACTGGTGGCGACGCTGGAGGGTCTTCCCGCCGGCATCCCGGTCACCACGGAGATGGTGGCGGACGCGCTCGCCCGGCGACGGCTCGGTTACGGGCGCGGCGCTCGTATGAAGTTCGAGAAGGACGAGGTCACCTTCCTCGGCGGCGTCCGGCACGGTCTGACCATGGGTTCGCCCGTTGCCGTGATGGTGGGCAACACCGAGTGGCCCAAGTGGGAGCAGGTCATGTCGGCCGACCCGGTCGACCCCGACGTACTGGCCGAACAGGCCCGTAACGCCCCGCTGACCCGGCCCCGGCCCGGTCACGCCGACCTCGCCGGGATGCAGAAGTACGGCTTCGACGAGGCCCGGCCGATCCTGGAGCGCGCCAGCGCCCGGGAGACCGCGGCACGTGTCGCCCTCGGCGCCGTCGCCCGCTCCTACCTCAAGGAGACCGCGGGCATCGAGATCGTCTCCCACGTCGTCGAGCTGGCCGCGGCCAAGGCGCCCTACGGCGTCTACCCCAAGCCCTCCGACGTCGAGCGGCTCGACGCCGACCCCGTGCGCTGCCTGGACGCCGACGCGTCGAAGGCGATGGTCGCGGAGATCGACCAGGCCCACAAGGACGGCGACACCCTCGGCGGAGTCGTCGAGGTGCTCGCGTACGGCGTGCCCGTCGGTCTCGGCTCGCACGTGCACTGGGACCGCCGGCTCGACGCCCGGCTCGCCGCCGCGCTGATGGGCATCCAGGCCATCAAGGGCGTCGAGGTCGGCGACGGCTTCGACCTGGCCCGGGTGCCGGGCTCCAAGGCGCACGACGAGATCGTGGCCACCGCGGACGGGATCAGGCGCACCTCCGGCCGTTCCGGCGGCACCGAGGGCGGCCTGACCACGGGTGAGCTGCTGCGGGTCCGCGCCGCGATGAAGCCGATCGCCACCGTGCCCCGCGCGCTCGCCACCATCGACGTGGTCACCGGTGAGGCGGCCAAGGCGCACCACCAGCGCTCCGACGTCTGTGCCGTCCCGGCCGCCGGGATCGTCGCCGAGGCGATGGTCGCGCTGGTCCTGGCCGACGCGGTCGCGGAGAAGTTCGGCGGCGACAGCGTCGCGGAGACCCACCGCAACGTGCAGTCGTACCTCTCCCACCTGCAGATCCGGTGAGCGGCCCGCTGATCGTCCTCGTCGGCCCCATGGGGGTCGGCAAGTCCACCGTGGGCGAGCTGCTCGCCGAGCGCCTCGGCACCACCTACCGGGACACCGACGCGGATGTCGTGGCCACGGCGGGCAAGGCGATCTCCGAGATCTTCTTCGACGAGGGCGAGGAGCACTTCCGGGCGCTGGAACGGCAGGCGGTGCAGGACGCCATGGCCCAGCACCCGGGCGTCCTCTCCCTCGGCGGCGGAACGGTACTCGACGAGAAGACGCGTGAGCTGCTCGCGGGCCACGCCGTCGTCTACCTGTCGATGGACGTGGACGAGGCGGTCAAGCGGGTCGGGCTGAACACCGCCCGGCCCCTGCTCGCCGTCAACCCGCGACGGCAGTGGCGCGAGCTGATGGAGGCCAGGCGCCACCTCTACGAAGAGGTGGCCCGCTCCGTCGTCGCCACCGACGAACGCACCCCCGAAGAGGTCGCCCAGGCGGTCCTCGACGCACTGGAACTGCCGGAGCGCACGGGCGAGTCCCCGCTGTCCGGCCAGGAGAACACACGTATGACCGAGCAGGGCACCACGCGCATCCAGATCGCCGGCACGGCGGGCACCGACCCGTACGAGGTGCTCGTCGGCCGCCAGCTCCTCGGTGAGCTGGCGAACCTCATCGGCGACCGCGCCAGGAGGGTTGCCGTCCTGCACCCCGAAGCGCTCGCCGAGACCGGTGAGGCGGTCCGCCAGGACCTGGCCGACCAGGGCTACGAGGCCATCGCGATCCAGCTGCCGAACGCCGAGGAGGCCAAGACCGTCGAGGTCGCGGCCTACTGCTGGAAGGCGCTCGGCCAGACCGGCTTCACCCGCACCGACGTCATCGTCGGTGTCGGCGGCGGCGCCACCACCGACGTGGCGGGCTTCGTCGCCGCCACCTGGCTGCGCGGGGTCCGCTGGATCGCCGTGCCGACGACGGTGCTCGCCATGGTCGACGCGGCCGTCGGCGGCAAGACGGGCATCAACACCGCCGAGGGCAAGAACCTCGTCGGCGCCTTCCACCCGCCCGCCGGAGTGCTCTGCGACCTCGCCGCGCTCGACTCGCTGCCGGTCAACGACTACGTCTCCGGCATGGCCGAGATCATCAAGGCCGGCTTCATCGCCGACCCGGTGATCCTCGACCTCGTCGAGGCCGACCCGCAGGGCGCCCGTACGCCCGCGGGACCGCACACCGCCGAGCTGATCGAGCGTTCCATCCGGGTGAAGGCCGAGGTCGTCTCCAGCGACCTCAAGGAGTCCGGACTCCGGGAGATCCTCAACTACGGGCACACCCTGGCCCACGCCATCGAGAAGAACGAGCGCTACAAGTGGCGCCACGGCGCCGCCGTCTCGATCGGCATGGTCTTCGCCGCCGAACTGGGCCGGCTCGCCGGACGCCTCGACGACGCCACCGCCGACCGGCACCGCGCCGTCCTGGAGTCCGTCGGACTGCCGCTCACCTACCGCGGCGACCAGTGGCCCAAGCTCCTGGAGAACATGAAGGTCGACAAGAAGTCGCGCGGCGACCTGCTGCGCTTCATCGTCCTGGACGGCATCGGGAAGCCCACCGTGCTCGAGGGACCCGACCCGGCGGTCCTCCTCGCCGCCTACGGGGAGGTCTCCGCATGACCACCCGCAGGGTCCTCGTGCTCAACGGCCCGAACCTCGGACGGCTCGGCTCCCGCGAGCCCGACGTGTACGGGGCGACGTCGTACGCGGGTCTCGTCGACACGTGCCGCACCGTCGGCAAGGAGCTCGGCTTCGACGTCGACGTCCGCGAGACCAACGACGAGGGCGAGCTGATCCGCTGGCTCCACGAGGCAGCCGACGGATCGATTCCGGTCGTTCTCAACCCGGGCGCGTTCACCCACTACTCGTACGGCATGCGCGACGCGGCCGCCCAGCGCACCGCTCCGCTGATCGAGGTGCACATCTCGAATCCGTACGCGCGTGAGGAATTCCGCCACACCTCGGTGGTCGCCCCGGTGGCCACCGGCACCGTGGCCGGATTCGGTATCGGCTCCTACCGCCTCGCCCTGCGTGCCCTGGCCGACGAGCTGACGGCCTGACGGACTGACGGACCGTCAACGGGCACTTCGTGCCTCCCTGGGCCGTTCACTCGGTGGCGGCCCAGGAAGGTACGGTTGCCGTCGACCAGCGCCAGTTGCCTGCACGAGACGGAGTGGCACCGGATGCAGCACGCAGTGGGGGCCCCGCTGCCGCCGCCCCACGGCCCCGGAAACGGGCTGTGGACGCAGGAGGCCCAGCACCCCGGCCACCCCGGTCCGCCGGGACCGCCGCCGATACCTCCCGCCCCCCAGGGGCAGGGCTGGACCGGCCCCGCACCCCAGCACGCCCCGTCCCCTCCCTCGCGGGAGACCACCGGGCACATCCAGCTCCCGCCGGGCGGGCCCGTTCCGCTGCCCGCGCCGCCCGCCGAGGCGGGCACCGGCGCCGCGACCCTGGCCGTGCTGCTGATCGGCCCGGCAGGAGCCGGCAAGACCACGGTCGCCAAGCTCTGGGCGGGCCGCCGCCGCGTCCCGACCGCGCACGTCTCCCTCGACGACGTCCGCGAATGGGTCTGCTCGGGCTTCGCCGACCCGCAGGCCGGGTGGAACGACCACTCCGAGGCGCAGTACCGGCTGGCGCGCCGCACCTGCGGCTTCGCCGCCCGTAATTTCCTGGCCAACGGCATCTCCTGCATCCTCGACGACGCGGTCTTCCCCGACCGGCCCGTCGTCGGCCTGGGAGGCTGGAAGCGCCATGTCGGCCCCGGCCTGCTGCCCGTCGTCCTCCTGCCCGGCCTGGAGGTCGTCCTGGAGCGCAACGCGGCACGCAGCGGCAACCGCCGCCTCTCCGACGAGGAGGTCGCCCGGATCCACGGCCGGATGGCCGGCTGGTACGGCTCCGGCCTGCCGATCATCGACAACTCCACGTACGACGTCGAGACCACAGCGAGGGTCCTGGACGACGTGCTGGCCCGCTCCATAGCCAGCCCGCCGACCTGGTAGCCGCGGGTGCGGCGCCCCCGGTCGGATGCGCTGACCGGGCGGCCCGCCGCCCGCGCTCGTAGGCTCGGAACATGTCAGAGGTGTACGCCGTCCGACGCGGGCTGCTCCGCGACCGGTACGCCGCCGCCGGATCCGCTGCGGCCCTGGTCTCCCGCCCCGCCAACGTCCGCTATCTCGCGGGCGGGGCCCCGCCCGGCGCCGTGCTGCTGCTCGGCCCCGGCCAGGACGTCCTGCTCTGCCCCCGTGCCCCGACGGGCGATCCCGCCCACGGGCGCCCCGACGAACAGCTGCGGCTGACGGTGCTGCCCGCGCCCGACGGGGACCCCGTCGTCGCCGCCGCGGATCTGGCCCTCTCCCTCGACGCGGACTCCCTCGCAGTGGAGGAGCACGACCTCACCGTCTCCCGGCACCGTGCCATGGGCTCGGTCGCCCCCCGCCTCCGCCTGGCCGACCTCGGCTTCACCGTGGAGCAGCTGCGGGTCGTCAAGGACGAGGAGGAGATCGCCTGTCTGCGGATCGCCGCCGAGATCACCGATCAGGCCCTCGGAGAGCTCCTCGAATCCATTCTGGTGGGCCGTACCGAGCGGCACCTGGCCCTGGAGCTGGAGCGCCGCCTGGTGGACCACGGAGCGGACGGCCCCGCCTTCTCCACTTCCGTCGGCACCGGCCCCAATTCGGGCCAGGGACGTCACCGGCCCTCGGACCGGAGGGTGGAGGAAGGCGATTTTCTCTCCGTCTGCCTGGGCGCGAACTATCGCGGCTACCGGTGCGAGATCGGGCGGACGTTCGTCATCGGGACCGCTCCCGCCGCATGGCAGATCGAGCTGTACGACCTTGTTTTCGCCGCTCAGCGGGCCGGACGGGAGGCTTTGGTGCCCGGTGCCGCCTACCGCGACGTGGACCACGCGGCCCGTCATCTGCTGGACTCGGCGGGTCACACGGAGGGCCTCCAGGCCTGGACCGGGCACGGGGTCGGGCTCGAAATCGACGAGGACCCGCAGCTGGCACCGACAGCCATGGGTAAACTGGACGCTTGTGTGCCGGTCACCGTCGAACCGGGGGTCCACCTCCCGGGCCGGGGCGGTGTCCGGATCGATGACACGCTCGTCGTGCGCCCCGAGGCGGACGGCGGACCCGAGCTACTCACCATTACGACCAAGGAGCTGCTCGCGCTCTAGCGCGCATCCTTTGTCGTCCACCAGCTTCAGTCCAGGAGATTCCGCAACCGTGGCTTCCACGAACGACCTCAAGAACGGCCTGGTGCTCAAGCTCGACGGAGGCCAGCTCTGGTCCGTCGTCGAGTTCCAGCACGTCAAGCCCGGCAAGGGCCCGGCTTTCGTGCGTACCAAGCTCAAGAACGTGCTCTCCGGCAAGGTCGTCGACAAGACGTTCAACGCCGGCGTGAAGGTCGAAACGGCCACCATTGACCGCCGAGACATGCAGTTCTCGTACATGGACGGCGAGTACTTCGTCTTCATGGACATGAACACGTACGACCAGCTGATGGTCGACCGCAAGGCTGTCGGCGACGCCGCCAACTTCCTGATCGAGGGCTTCACCGCCTCGGTCGCGCAGCACGAGGGCGAGGTGCTCTACGTCGAGCTGCCGGCCGCGGTCGAGCTGACGATCCAGCACACCGACCCGGGCGTCCAGGGCGACCGCTCCACCGGTGGCAGCAAGCCCGCCACCCTGGAGACGGGCTACGAGATCGGCGTGCCGCTCTTCATCACCACCGGCGAGAAGATCAAGGTCGACACCCGTACGGGCGACTACCTCGGCCGGGTGAACAGCTAACCGTGGCTGCCCGGAACAAGGCCCGCAAGCGCGCCTTCCAGATCCTCTTCGAGGCCGACCAGCGCGGTGAGTCCGTGCAGACGGTCCTCGCGGACTGGGTTCGGCTCTCGCGGACCGACGACCGACAGCCGCCGGTCGGCGAATTCACCATGGAGCTCGTCGAGGGGTACGCGCAGTACGCGGACCGGATCGACGACCTCATCGTCACCTATGCCGTGGACTGGGAGATCGACCGCATGCCGGTCGTCGACCGGAGCATCCTCAGGCTCGGCGCGTACGAGCTGATCTGGATGGACTCGACCCCGGATGCCGTGGTGATCGACGAGGCGGTCCAGCTCGCCAAGGAGTTCTCCACGGACGACTCCCCGTCCTTCGTGAACGGCCTGCTGGCCCGTTTCAAGGACCTCAAGCCGAACCTTCGCCGGGAGCAGTAGCCTCTCCGGCGGCGTTCAGCCGAACGAAGGGCCCATGGCGTGAGCTGTGGGCCCTTCGGCGTACCCGGCACCTGCCCGTCCAGGGAGACGGACCGCGAAGCGGAAAGGCCCCGGGAAACGGAAACGCCGGGCCGGCGGGGTGCCCGAGGGCCCCCGCCTACCCGGCGGTACGTTTCTGCTGAGGCCTGTCAGCCCTCGTCGTGGGCCACGGCGCGGCGCGCGTCGGCGTCCAGCACGCCCCAGCTGATCAGCTGCTCCGTGAGCACGGACGGCGACTGGTCGTAGATCACGGCCAGGGTGCGCAGGTCGTCCTGGCGGATCGACAGCACCTTGCCGTTGTAGTCGCCGCGCTGGCTCTGGATCGTCGCCGCGTAACGCTGCAGCGGACCGGCCTTCTCCGGCGGGACGTGGGCGAGGCGCTCCAGGTCGAGGACGAGCTTCGGCGGCGGCTCGGCAGCCCCGCCGGGCGTCGTGCCGGGCAGGAGCTCCTGCACGGGGACGCCGTAGAAATCCGCCAGCTCGGCAAGGCGCTGCACGGTCACGGCGCGGTCGCCGCGCTCGTACGAACCGACCACCACGGCCTTCCAGCGGCCCTGCGACTTCTCCTCCACGCCGTGGAGGGAGAGGCCCTGCTGGGTGCGGATGGCGCGGAGCTTGGCCCCGAGCTGTTTTGCGTATTCGCTGGACATAAGGCTCCCCGGACGCTGGAACATTCTGCGGCTCCGCCGCGTGGCTGGTAACTCACTGTGAGGTTACGCAGCGTTACTTGGATGCGTCAAGCTGAAAGGTCCGGACTGCCACCTCCCGGGGGCGGGGTCGGGGCTCGCACAAGCCCTGGTAACGTGGATGACGCAATTTCGACGTCCTTTAACGTCCGTCCAGTGAGGCGGAGAAGGAGGTCCGTTTCTTATGGACGCACAGCATGACGACCACGGCAATGCGGCACGCCCCGTTCTCGAGGCTCCCGACATCGCCCGGGTACTGACCCGAATCGCCCACGAGATCGTCGAACGCGCCAAGGGCGCCGACGACGTGGTGCTCCTCGGCATCCCGACGCGGGGGGTCTACCTCGCCTCCCGGCTCGCCGGGAAACTCGAAGAGATCACCGGCCGGAAGACGCCGGTCGGATCGCTCGACATCACGATGTACCGCGACGACCTGAGGATGCGCCCCGCGCGCGCCCTGGCCCGCACCGAGATCCCCGGTGAGGGCATCGAGGGCAGGCTCGTCGTCCTGGTCGACGACGTGCTCTTCTCCGGCCGCACGATCCGCGCCGCACTCGACGCGCTCGGCGACATCGGCCGCCCCCGCGCCGTGCAGCTCGCGGTCCTCGTCGACCGCGGCCACCGCGAACTCCCGATCCGTGCCGACTACGTCGGCAAGAACCTCCCCACGTCGCTGCGGGAGACGGTCAAGGTCCAGCTCGCCGAGGAGGACGGCCGCGACGCCGTGCTGCTCGGCGTCAAGCAGACCGTCCCGGCGGGCGAGCAGTAGCTCCGCGCCCCGTACGCCGCTCCAGTGGCCGTACGGCAGCTTCCGCACGCCCGCATGCCTGATCCCTCCACCATCCACGGAGAACCCCAGATGAAGCGTCACCTCATCTCGGCCGCAGACCTCACCCGCGACGACGCCGTCCTGATCCTCGACACCGCCGAGGAAATGGCCCGGGTCGCGGACCGGCCGATCAAGAAGCTCCCCACCCTGCGCGGCCGAACCGTCGTCAACCTCTTCTTCGAGGACTCGACGCGCACCCGGATCTCGTTCGAGGCCGCCGCCAAGCGGCTGTCCGCCGACGTCATCAACTTCTCCGCGAAGGGTTCGTCCGTCTCCAAGGGCGAGTCCCTCAAGGACACCGCCCTGACGCTGGAGGCGATGGGTGCCGACGCCGTCGTCATCCGGCACGGCGCCTCGGGGGCTCCGTACCGCCTCGCGACATCGGGCTGGATCGACGGTGCCGTCGTCAACGCGGGCGACGGCACGCACGAGCACCCCACCCAGGCACTGCTGGACGCCTTCACGATGCGCCGCAGGCTGGTCGGTGCCGACGCGGGGCTCGGCCGGGACCTCGAAGGCCGCCGGATCACGATCGTCGGCGACATCCTGCACAGCCGGGTGGCCCGGTCCAACGTCCACCTGCTGACCACACTCGGCGCGCACGTCACTCTGGTGGCCCCGCCCACCCTGGTGCCGGTCGGTGTCGAGCAGTGGCCCTGCGACGTCAGCTACAGCCTCGACGAGGTGCTGCCGAAGTCCGACGCGGTGATGATGCTCCGTGTGCAGCGCGAACGGATGAACGCCGCGTACTTCCCGACCGAGCGCGAGTACTCACGCCGCTACGGCCTGGACGGCCTGCGCATGGCGCGCATGCCCGAGCACGCCATCGTCATGCACCCCGGCCCGATGGTCCGCGGCATGGAGATCACCGCCGACGTCGCCGACTCCGACCGCTGCACGGTCGTCGAACAGGTGGCCAACGGCGTGTCGATCCGCATGGCCGTGCTCTACCTGCTGCTCGGCGGCTCCGAGCCCGCCGCTCCCGCCGTTCACACCCGTACCGAGGAG includes these proteins:
- the aroC gene encoding chorismate synthase; this translates as MSRLRWLTAGESHGPALVATLEGLPAGIPVTTEMVADALARRRLGYGRGARMKFEKDEVTFLGGVRHGLTMGSPVAVMVGNTEWPKWEQVMSADPVDPDVLAEQARNAPLTRPRPGHADLAGMQKYGFDEARPILERASARETAARVALGAVARSYLKETAGIEIVSHVVELAAAKAPYGVYPKPSDVERLDADPVRCLDADASKAMVAEIDQAHKDGDTLGGVVEVLAYGVPVGLGSHVHWDRRLDARLAAALMGIQAIKGVEVGDGFDLARVPGSKAHDEIVATADGIRRTSGRSGGTEGGLTTGELLRVRAAMKPIATVPRALATIDVVTGEAAKAHHQRSDVCAVPAAGIVAEAMVALVLADAVAEKFGGDSVAETHRNVQSYLSHLQIR
- the aroB gene encoding 3-dehydroquinate synthase, producing MSGPLIVLVGPMGVGKSTVGELLAERLGTTYRDTDADVVATAGKAISEIFFDEGEEHFRALERQAVQDAMAQHPGVLSLGGGTVLDEKTRELLAGHAVVYLSMDVDEAVKRVGLNTARPLLAVNPRRQWRELMEARRHLYEEVARSVVATDERTPEEVAQAVLDALELPERTGESPLSGQENTRMTEQGTTRIQIAGTAGTDPYEVLVGRQLLGELANLIGDRARRVAVLHPEALAETGEAVRQDLADQGYEAIAIQLPNAEEAKTVEVAAYCWKALGQTGFTRTDVIVGVGGGATTDVAGFVAATWLRGVRWIAVPTTVLAMVDAAVGGKTGINTAEGKNLVGAFHPPAGVLCDLAALDSLPVNDYVSGMAEIIKAGFIADPVILDLVEADPQGARTPAGPHTAELIERSIRVKAEVVSSDLKESGLREILNYGHTLAHAIEKNERYKWRHGAAVSIGMVFAAELGRLAGRLDDATADRHRAVLESVGLPLTYRGDQWPKLLENMKVDKKSRGDLLRFIVLDGIGKPTVLEGPDPAVLLAAYGEVSA
- the aroQ gene encoding type II 3-dehydroquinate dehydratase, with protein sequence MTTRRVLVLNGPNLGRLGSREPDVYGATSYAGLVDTCRTVGKELGFDVDVRETNDEGELIRWLHEAADGSIPVVLNPGAFTHYSYGMRDAAAQRTAPLIEVHISNPYAREEFRHTSVVAPVATGTVAGFGIGSYRLALRALADELTA
- a CDS encoding Pro-rich N-terminal domain-containing protein, with amino-acid sequence MQHAVGAPLPPPHGPGNGLWTQEAQHPGHPGPPGPPPIPPAPQGQGWTGPAPQHAPSPPSRETTGHIQLPPGGPVPLPAPPAEAGTGAATLAVLLIGPAGAGKTTVAKLWAGRRRVPTAHVSLDDVREWVCSGFADPQAGWNDHSEAQYRLARRTCGFAARNFLANGISCILDDAVFPDRPVVGLGGWKRHVGPGLLPVVLLPGLEVVLERNAARSGNRRLSDEEVARIHGRMAGWYGSGLPIIDNSTYDVETTARVLDDVLARSIASPPTW
- a CDS encoding M24 family metallopeptidase; protein product: MSEVYAVRRGLLRDRYAAAGSAAALVSRPANVRYLAGGAPPGAVLLLGPGQDVLLCPRAPTGDPAHGRPDEQLRLTVLPAPDGDPVVAAADLALSLDADSLAVEEHDLTVSRHRAMGSVAPRLRLADLGFTVEQLRVVKDEEEIACLRIAAEITDQALGELLESILVGRTERHLALELERRLVDHGADGPAFSTSVGTGPNSGQGRHRPSDRRVEEGDFLSVCLGANYRGYRCEIGRTFVIGTAPAAWQIELYDLVFAAQRAGREALVPGAAYRDVDHAARHLLDSAGHTEGLQAWTGHGVGLEIDEDPQLAPTAMGKLDACVPVTVEPGVHLPGRGGVRIDDTLVVRPEADGGPELLTITTKELLAL
- the efp gene encoding elongation factor P; the protein is MASTNDLKNGLVLKLDGGQLWSVVEFQHVKPGKGPAFVRTKLKNVLSGKVVDKTFNAGVKVETATIDRRDMQFSYMDGEYFVFMDMNTYDQLMVDRKAVGDAANFLIEGFTASVAQHEGEVLYVELPAAVELTIQHTDPGVQGDRSTGGSKPATLETGYEIGVPLFITTGEKIKVDTRTGDYLGRVNS
- the nusB gene encoding transcription antitermination factor NusB, coding for MAARNKARKRAFQILFEADQRGESVQTVLADWVRLSRTDDRQPPVGEFTMELVEGYAQYADRIDDLIVTYAVDWEIDRMPVVDRSILRLGAYELIWMDSTPDAVVIDEAVQLAKEFSTDDSPSFVNGLLARFKDLKPNLRREQ
- the bldD gene encoding transcriptional regulator BldD, which translates into the protein MSSEYAKQLGAKLRAIRTQQGLSLHGVEEKSQGRWKAVVVGSYERGDRAVTVQRLAELADFYGVPVQELLPGTTPGGAAEPPPKLVLDLERLAHVPPEKAGPLQRYAATIQSQRGDYNGKVLSIRQDDLRTLAVIYDQSPSVLTEQLISWGVLDADARRAVAHDEG
- the pyrR gene encoding bifunctional pyr operon transcriptional regulator/uracil phosphoribosyltransferase PyrR, coding for MDAQHDDHGNAARPVLEAPDIARVLTRIAHEIVERAKGADDVVLLGIPTRGVYLASRLAGKLEEITGRKTPVGSLDITMYRDDLRMRPARALARTEIPGEGIEGRLVVLVDDVLFSGRTIRAALDALGDIGRPRAVQLAVLVDRGHRELPIRADYVGKNLPTSLRETVKVQLAEEDGRDAVLLGVKQTVPAGEQ
- a CDS encoding aspartate carbamoyltransferase catalytic subunit, encoding MKRHLISAADLTRDDAVLILDTAEEMARVADRPIKKLPTLRGRTVVNLFFEDSTRTRISFEAAAKRLSADVINFSAKGSSVSKGESLKDTALTLEAMGADAVVIRHGASGAPYRLATSGWIDGAVVNAGDGTHEHPTQALLDAFTMRRRLVGADAGLGRDLEGRRITIVGDILHSRVARSNVHLLTTLGAHVTLVAPPTLVPVGVEQWPCDVSYSLDEVLPKSDAVMMLRVQRERMNAAYFPTEREYSRRYGLDGLRMARMPEHAIVMHPGPMVRGMEITADVADSDRCTVVEQVANGVSIRMAVLYLLLGGSEPAAPAVHTRTEENK